GGAGGAAATACTGGATTAGGACAGGGATATGCGGTTGCTTTAGCAAAAGCAGGTGCAGATGTTTTTATCGTTGCCCATGGTGATAATTGGCAGGAAACAAAGGATTTAATCGAAACGACCGGCCAAAAAGCAGTCTTTTATCAAGCAGAACTTACGAATAAAGAAAGCCTTAAAGGTGTTGTAAAAAGCTGTCTTGAAGCATACGGGAAAATCGATATCCTTGTTAATAATGCAGGAACGATTCGCCGAGCTCCTTTATTAGAATATAAAGACGAAGATTGGAATGCGGTAATGGACATTAACCTTAATTCCCTGTATTTTCTTAGTCAGTTAGTTGCCAAAGAAATGGTTGAACAAGGCAGCGGGAAAATCATTAATATCGCTTCGATGCTCACATTCCAAGGAGGCAAGTTCGTTCCGGCATATACAGCGAGTAAACATGGCGTTGCCGGGCTGACCAAAGCATTCGCAAATGAATTGGCGTCTAAAAACATTCAAATAAACGCGATTGCCCCAGGATATATTGAAACGGCCAATACTGCCGCGCTTCGTGCAGATGAGTCAAGAAACAAAGACATTCTCTCAAGGATCCCGGCTGAAAAATGGGGAACACCCTTTGATGTCATGGGAACAGTCGTTTTTCTTGCAAGCAAGGCCTCTGACTATATGAATGGCCATATCCTCGCTGTTGATGGAGGCTGGCTCGTTCGTTAACCGTTGATCAAGAGTTGCAAATGGATATTTTAAGGTTAACACCCTTAGCCAAAGTGCTTAGGGTGTTTCTTACATCCAATGTTTAACAAAATCTGCTAACTGGCGTTGGAATCATAATGCTCCTTTGTTATGATGAAGGTATCCCGATCTATTTCAAAGAAATAATATCCTTTAGGAGAACATCATGAAAAAAAAGAAAACTACCATATCAGATGTTGCTGAGAAGGCCGGTGTTTCCAAAAGTACGGTTTCTCAATATATTAACCAACGTTTTCGTTATATGAGCGCTGAAACAAAAGACAGAATCGAGCAAGTCATCCATGAACTTGATTTTCGGCCCAATGATAATGCCAGGAACTTAAAAGTGAAAAAAACAAAGGTCATAGGCATACTCGTAGCAAATATTTTACATACTTTATCCACTGAAATCATCCGTACCGTAGAAGAACAGCTTCAGCAGCATGGCATGAAGGTATTCATATGTGACTCTGCCGATGATCCGGAGAAAGAAAAAGAATACCTTGATTTGCTGGTTTCTACGCAAGTAGATGGAATCATCATCTTTCCGGTAGGAAATGATTTTAAAGTCTATAATTACTTGATCGATCATTCAATTCCAATGGTATTCGTTGATCGATTAGTTGATGGAGTTACATCTGATTCCGTCCTATTGGACAATCATGCTGCAATCTTTTTAGCTGTTTCCATGCTGGCTGAAAAAGGACACGAAAATATTGCGTTTTTAACCTTGCCAATTGATATCCCGATCACACCGAGGTTGGAGAGAATCGAAGGATTTAAAAAAGCGATGGCATCTCATAAATTGGAAGTCAGGGAAGATGATATTCATTCTTTACCCAGAAACCAAATTCAAGAAAAAATGGCCCAAATATTCGATGCAGAAAAACCTCCAACAGCCATAGTGGCAGGAAATGATTTAGTGTTACGTGAAATCCTTAGCTATTTGAAAAAGCAAAAAATCTCGATTCCCGGGGAAGTGGCCCTTGTCAGCATTGATGATGTCGCTTATACGGAGTTTTATGAACCATCCATCACAACAATTGGACAACCCATACAGCAAATGGGAATTAAAACAGCAGAGTTATTACTGAGCCGGATAACTAATTCAGATCAGACCCCGTACATTACTTACCGGTTTGCCCCCGAACTAATTGTACGAAGTTCATGTTAATTGCTCATACAAAAAACGGCAGTTTAAATTCACTGCCGT
The DNA window shown above is from Peribacillus sp. FSL P2-0133 and carries:
- a CDS encoding LacI family DNA-binding transcriptional regulator; the protein is MKKKKTTISDVAEKAGVSKSTVSQYINQRFRYMSAETKDRIEQVIHELDFRPNDNARNLKVKKTKVIGILVANILHTLSTEIIRTVEEQLQQHGMKVFICDSADDPEKEKEYLDLLVSTQVDGIIIFPVGNDFKVYNYLIDHSIPMVFVDRLVDGVTSDSVLLDNHAAIFLAVSMLAEKGHENIAFLTLPIDIPITPRLERIEGFKKAMASHKLEVREDDIHSLPRNQIQEKMAQIFDAEKPPTAIVAGNDLVLREILSYLKKQKISIPGEVALVSIDDVAYTEFYEPSITTIGQPIQQMGIKTAELLLSRITNSDQTPYITYRFAPELIVRSSC
- the kduD gene encoding 2-dehydro-3-deoxy-D-gluconate 5-dehydrogenase KduD — translated: MSLLDFSMDFFSLKGKVAIVTGGNTGLGQGYAVALAKAGADVFIVAHGDNWQETKDLIETTGQKAVFYQAELTNKESLKGVVKSCLEAYGKIDILVNNAGTIRRAPLLEYKDEDWNAVMDINLNSLYFLSQLVAKEMVEQGSGKIINIASMLTFQGGKFVPAYTASKHGVAGLTKAFANELASKNIQINAIAPGYIETANTAALRADESRNKDILSRIPAEKWGTPFDVMGTVVFLASKASDYMNGHILAVDGGWLVR